CTCTCGTCTGAGACCTTGTCTGGGCCACTGTCCATTGTCTGAGACTTCGTCTGCTCCGTCTCTCATCTGAGACATCGTCTGGGTTTCGTCTGAGCCTCTGTCCATCGTCTGGTCTCCGTCTTGTCTGAGACATCGTCTGGTCTCCGTCTCTTGTCTGAGACATCGTCTGAGCCACTGTCTATCGTCTGAGACCTCGTCTGGCCCACTGCCCGTCGTCAGAGACCTCGTCTGGGCTCCGGGTCTGGTCCTCATCCTCTTTTGgtcccgtctctctctcctctgGGGTTTCCGGCACCGCGCAGTGGGAAAtggagaggtgtggggggggggggggggagatggggatgtCCCAGGCTGCACCTGTTAGGGGGCGGGGAAGGTTCAGGAGGGGTGCGGAAGGATCAGGAGAGATTAGGAAGCGGGGGAGGTCAGGAGAgattgggaaggagtgggggaggtcaggagagattgggaagtggtggggagggggtgaggagcgattgggatggggtggggaggtcagaagagattgggaagggtgggggaggttaGGAGAGGTTGGGAAGTGGTGGGGACGGTCAGGAGAGATTGGGAAGGTCCAGGAAGTGCGGGGGATATccaggaggggtggggaaggatggtgaggggtgggggaggtctGGAGGTTGGGAAGTGGTGGGGGAGATCAGGAGAGATTGGGAAGGTCCAGGAAGGATGGGGATGATCCGGAGATCTGGGGAGATTGGAACGGGTGGGAGTGATTGGGGAGGGTGAGGATGATggtgggagaggttgggaaggggtgggagagatTGGGAAGGTGGGGATGATGTGGAGAAGGGTGGGAGAGATTGGGAAGTTGCAGGAAGGGTGGGGATGATCTGGAGAAGGTCAGGAGAGATTGGGAATGCCAGGAGAGATTgggaagggatggggatgggCCTGGGGAGATTGGGAATGGGTGGGGAAGGTTCAGAGAGATTGGAAAGGTTGGTGAGGTGTGGGATGATCTGGAGAAGGCTGGGAGAGATTGGGAACGCTGGAGAGGGGTGGGGCAGATCAGGAGGGATTGGGATGGCCTGGGAGAGattgggaaggggtgggagaaaTTGGGACGGAGTGGAAGAGGTTGGGGATGATGTGGAGAAGGCTGGGAGAGATTGGGAAGGGCTGGGAGAGATTGGGAAAGGGTGGAGAAGGTCAGGAGAGATTGGGAAGGGGTGTGAGAGattgggaaggggtgggagagattgggaaggggtgggagaggtTGGCAAGGGGTGGGAGAGATTGGGAAGGGCTGGGAGAgattgggaaggggtgggggaggttgggaaggggtgggagagacTGGGAAGGGGTGGAGAAGGTCAGGAGAGATTGGGAAGGGTGGGGATGATGTGGAGAAGGCTGGGAGAGattgggaaggggtgggagaagTTGGAAAGGGCTGGGGGAggttgggatggggtgggagaagTTGGGAAGGCTGGAGAGGGGTGGGGCAGGTCAGGAGAGATTAAGAAAGGTTGGGAAGGGTGGGGATGATGTGGGGAAGGCTGGGAGAGGTTGGGGAAGCTCCAGGAGGTGGGTCAGGAGCGGGCCAGCACAACCAGCCCCCTGCCGGGCGGCGGGGGCATGCAGCGTGGGTGGCTGATCCAGGCCAGGTCGTCCAGCACGCCCCAGTGCAGCTGCAGGATGCTGGCGACGGAGAGGACGTGCATGATCTGGTGGCTGTTGCAGCAGTAGTCGAAGCAGCCGGGCAGCAACCGCTCGGGTACGCGAAGCACGTTGATCAGGCCGCCCAGCACCGCCAGGGCGTCCATGCGCAGGTAGAAGCGCAGCGCCGCCGGAGCGCCGGCCCCCACACCGCAGCCGCGCAGCACGAAGAACAGCAAGCGGAACGCCGCCTGCCAGGCGAAGGAGCGAAGCCGCCGCACGTTACTCTGGGCGCTGACCGCGCAGTAGATGGCGTACGACGACAGGCCCACGTACAGCGACAGCGACAGCCAGCGCAGCAATGGCTGGCACAGCAGCGTGCAGTAGATGATCGGCAGAGCGCCTGCACAcgcggagagagatgggggggggagagagagaggggggagagaaagcggggggagagagaggggggagataaagcgggggagagagagagtgggggagagaaagcggggggagaaagagaggggggaaagagggggggatgaaagagagaatgggggaacTCCCAAAAGGGGCACCGATAGATTCAGGGCAAGGGCAAAGAGAAGGGGgggtgaaaaaggggggggggaagagaggggggagagggaaagaggggggatgaaagagaggggagggaactccCAAAAGGGcaaagagaaggggggagagagatggcgggggtgagaaggggggggtgggggggagagagagagagggtggtaagaggggagagagagagagaaggggggaactCCCAAAAGGGGCACCAATAGATTCAGGGCAAGggcaaagagaggggggagagagagagggagtagagagagagggggagagagagaggaggggagagagatagaggattAGACACTATTCCAAATAGCTCTCAAACTCTACCAGCGAACACAGCCCCCCACGCAAGAAAACTCTCCCcgcagagagaggagagtgggagagagggaggggggagaggtggagagagagagaggggcggagggagaggagaggagggagagagtgaaagggaggaggagagagagggagggagtcagTACGGGAGCGGAAGgatagagggggaggaagggaggggggaaagagcggagagagagagagaaggggggaactCCCAAAAGGGACACTGGTAGATTCAGGGCAAGAgcaaaaaggggggggggagatggagggagggggagcgggagggagggcgagcaggagggggtgggagggagagagggagggaggagaaaaaaaggggggagacagagggggggagatagagggagggcgaaagagcagggagagagagagagagagagagagaagggggggaactCCCAAAAGGGGCATCGATAGATCAGGGCAAGGGCaaagagaaggaggggaggaatgagagggtgggagggggagggagggcgggtggGCACCTACCCAGCGTGTTGACCATGCAGACGCCACACATGTCGAGGGTGAGCAGGGTGTGGTAGGTGGGCGCTCCGCCCTCGTGGTTCATGAAGAGGTGGTACAGCACGCTGCCCAGCTGTGGCGTCACGCACGCCAGGTAGTGCGCCACCGCCAACCACGGCACCGTGATCTCCGACCACGGGATCGCCAGCGGCAGCAGGAAGATGAAGCACAGCAGCGGGATCCCTGAgcacagggagagacagagagggtcagtgtggggagagagagagggggagagagagagagagagagggggtcagtgagagggggagagacagagagggtcagtgtggggagagagagagagagagagggggggtgagagagagggtcagtgtggggagagagagagggggagagagagagagagagagagagagggggtcagtgagagggggagagacagagagggtcagtgtggggagagagagagagagagagagggggggtgagagagagggtcagtgtggggagagagagggggagagagagagagggggtcagtgagagggggagagggagagagagagggtcagtgaggggagacagagagagagagtcagtgagggggagagagagagagagagacagagagggtcagtgtggggagagagagagtcagtgagagggggagagagagagagagagagggtcagtgagggggagacagagagacagagagacagagagggtcagtgcgggggagagagagagagagtcagtgagaggggagagagagagagtcagtgagaggggagagagagagagagggtaagtgcaggggagagagagagagagagagagagaatcagtgaggggagagagagagggagagagggtcagtgcgggggagagagagggtcagTGCGGGTGAGAGAGagtcagtgagagggagagagagagagagaaagggggagtgagggtcagtgcgggggagagagagggtcagTGCGGGTGAGAGAGGGTcagtgcaggggagagagagcgagagggtcagtgcgggggggagagagagagagagagagggggtcagtgagtgggggagtcagaacaaggggccatagtttaagaataaggggtcggccatttagaacagagatgaggaaaaactttttcagtcagagagttgtgaatctgtggaattctctgcctcagaaggcagtggaggccaattctctgaatgcattcaagagagagctagatagagctcttaaggatag
This region of Rhinoraja longicauda isolate Sanriku21f unplaced genomic scaffold, sRhiLon1.1 Scf000870, whole genome shotgun sequence genomic DNA includes:
- the paqr4a gene encoding progestin and adipoQ receptor family member 4a; this encodes MVGVVFLSGPRLLDWASSPPHLQFNKYVLTGYRPISPLGECVRSLFYLHNELGNIYTHGIPLLCFIFLLPLAIPWSEITVPWLAVAHYLACVTPQLGSVLYHLFMNHEGGAPTYHTLLTLDMCGVCMVNTLGALPIIYCTLLCQPLLRWLSLSLYVGLSSYAIYCAVSAQSNVRRLRSFAWQAAFRLLFFVLRGCGVGAGAPAALRFYLRMDALAVLGGLINVLRVPERLLPGCFDYCCNSHQIMHVLSVASILQLHWGVLDDLAWISHPRCMPPPPGRGLVVLARS